From the genome of Triticum aestivum cultivar Chinese Spring chromosome 3B, IWGSC CS RefSeq v2.1, whole genome shotgun sequence, one region includes:
- the LOC123069815 gene encoding uncharacterized protein: MAEGVVRRNYTTWDDEMDGALLEVLVDHHNNGDHSQNGWKPHVYCAAIRNMKEKCNKDITKDNILGRLRTFDRYYEVITKILSQSGFGWDWVNHKLSMDSDDVWIKYVEANKKEKGLASYKTKVVKHWESTSIIYSKDHANGEGAMTGAETAADPEAEPIEISPEVAPKRQRTGESIMCMIGEMRATFKDALKTTDPLPLPKATTPAAILAALQLIPDLAEPDMLRSYGKLILNERLFEALMELPMEMRKAWLLVLP, from the exons ATGGCTGAAGGAGTTGTAAGGAGGAATTACACCACATGGGATGATGAGATGGATGGTGCACTGCTTGAGGTGCTTGTTGATCATCACAACAATGGCGACCATTCACAAAATGGATGGAAACCACATGTGTATTGTGCAGCCATAAGGAATATGAAGGAGAAGTGCAACAAGGATATCACAAAGGACAACATTTTGGGAAGGCTTAGGACTTTCGACAGGTACTATGAAGTCATTACCAAGATACTTTCCCAAAGTGGTTTTGGGTGGGATTGGGTGAATCATAAGCTATCAATGGATAGTGATGATGTCTGGATCAAATATGTGGAG GCTAATAAGAAAGAGAAAGGATTAGCTTCCTACAAGACCAAAGTAGTGAAGCATTGGGAGTCCACATCTATCATATATTCAAAAGATCATGCCAATGGTGAAGGTGCGATGACTGGTGCTGAGACTGCTGCAGATCCAGAAGCAGAACCAATAGAAATCTCTCCAGAAGTGGCACCAAAGAGGCAACGAACAGGTGAGTCCATTATGTGCATGATTGGAGAAATGAGGGCTACTTTCAAGGATGCTTTGAAGACAACTGATCCACTTCCACTGCCAAAAGCTACCACTCCTGCTGCAATTCTTGCTGCACTTCAGTTGATACCAGACTTAGCAGAGCCAGACATGTTGCGATCATATGGGAAGCTGATTCTTAATGAGCGTTTGTTTGAAGCTCTAATGGAGTTGCCCATGGAAATGAGGAAGGCCTGGCTGTTAGTGTTGCCTTAA